A window of Dysidea avara chromosome 1, odDysAvar1.4, whole genome shotgun sequence genomic DNA:
TCTTCTAGCTGTATTTGTGCTTGGTGAATGGACTTCATGATCACTATTATTACCAGTTAGTGTTCCTCCAGTGGTTGTATTTTCCTTTGGTTGGCTGGTCACTACCAAATTCTTCCAATAGCTGTTGTATGCCAACACTAGTACAGCTATCACCACTGCTAATTTAAACGCAAGCTTCACAACTTTCTTGATGACATCAAATGACTGCTGCATGAAAAGCCATATCCTTTGTACATAACCTATTTGCTATGAAAAAAGATATACGACTAAAatcaaaaattaataattatatagtctGAACTTACTTGTTGATATTCAAATTGTTGGGTTTGCTCGTTTTTTAACAAGACTACCAATTCCTGGTGTGCAGTAAGGCCACGTTCTGTAGCACTTTCTTCAAGACAACACAGAAACTTGTTCCACCAATCTCTTCCCTTAGATGGAAGAACTTGTACAATCAAATCAATCTTTTCTGATCGAGTTAGTTCTCTACCACACAATTTTTCTAACTCATCATCGGTCAGCAAGTCTTGTTGGTTAAGATACGGGGTAATGGAATAAGGGTTAAGCCTTACACGGATATTAGTATGTTGTGCATGCAGAGCTTGTTTCTGGAAACTCCTCATGATTCGCTAGACAACAATACAATGACACAGTGTTAAGTATTACATACACACCTTAACACAACCAGAGGCCTAGTGgtattatcacatactgtatgtacacaccTTAACACAACCAGAGGGCCTAGTGgtattatcacatactgtatgtacacaccTTAACACAACCAGAGGGCCTAGTGgtattatcacatactgtatgtacacaccTTAACACAACCAGAGGGCCTAGTGgtattatcacatactgtatgtacacaccTTAACACAACCAGAGGGCCTAGTGgtattatcacatactgtatgttcCCACTAGCAGCAACTGCATAtgtaactgaattttggaaaatcacccatatgggcgcacatgaaataattagaattttcgtGTTTGGTGGgatgctaataagagcagggcacagtgttgaaaatatttcaagacttttcttgtaatttaacaTATTGgcaatggcttaaaaccatcaacaagtaggtttccactataaagtttgtgatttgatcattaaatattttaagtgtcaaatgcgcccatatgggtgattttccaaaattcggtcacatatactcaTATATAATACTCACTAATTAACGGTTAGAGACCTACCACGAGGATCTTCGTGactttaaaaacctgaggtgaagCCGAGGTTCTTTAAAGCCACAAAAATTTGAGTGAgcggtctctaactgacttagaaaatgtgaccgtgcctgcgaaaacagggtatgtgggcacaaactacaccctgtcactttATATCTCAGCAttgaacagaatatttgcattctgtaacttgtgttATAAAGCCCATTAAATGCTTACTGAGAGCTAAAAACTGCatggccatagcataatggtacaaaaagttatgaatgatgtaagtgtgaaaaagtaggcaaaaataatgtgcccacatgtcctattttcacaggcccagtcacaaatagtgtAGGTGTATTTATATACTAGTAGATAGATACCCACTAtacaaatttggaattttcaactagagtagggacaataacacatcaataaaaactactgaaacaagctggagtagtgcacgatattaaatcacagtaaaacaataagaactgTTATATTCTCACTGTGCAtataggaatataacacttcttattgttttactgtgatttaatatcatgcactactccagcttgtttcagtagattttatcaatgtgctatggtccctaaattcccaattttttgcgtacttgtttgttaaccttttgcgtaaataaaattaatatcggTGCATAATAGTGCAGATTAATCCCTGACAACTTTTGCTCCTGTTGTAAATGTAGCTAcaactggacctgggcagccttgaacctgtgATTAATGCTCGAACACTTAtacaaggctgcccaggtccaaccatggatttttttctcctttttccACCTTTTAAAACATACTTTATgcaaacaggctgtaggacctgGTGTCttacaaaccttcagcacttgtgctgtaaagccttataataaaaaaaaaacaataaaataCATGATACCACATATCTTTTACTATTCATTTAGCTATCCTCTGATAAAAGGACAATAACCACTGAGACTGACTGAATGTTTGGAAGATTGATTAGTCAGAAATAAATGCACAATATCCCAGTATgttagttatgtagctataaccACCTTATTTTTTGATTAAACGTTGTCCACTTAGTAACTTATGAATAAGGCCCAAaactgtaataaatatattaccTGTTTTGTAAAACTGGCCAACTGGCATGGGCACAATGCATGTAAAtagctttaataaataataaatttataG
This region includes:
- the LOC136251524 gene encoding uncharacterized protein, which gives rise to MRSFQKQALHAQHTNIRVRLNPYSITPYLNQQDLLTDDELEKLCGRELTRSEKIDLIVQVLPSKGRDWWNKFLCCLEESATERGLTAHQELVVLLKNEQTQQFEYQQQIGYVQRIWLFMQQSFDVIKKVVKLAFKLAVVIAVLVLAYNSYWKNLVVTSQPKENTTTGGTLTGNNSDHEVHSPSTNTARRASQDASCILTVVQRLEAEAPGSGWVNIGISSLSITKKWLNRDHCNYYFAVKNRPIQIGNSKLQDIYNVLNVFPNTYYDKYCSILESIFDGIDKYYFNPFGIANDLIIELETTSESFIETMWRSCRIDNTYWLKETVYIVTSHTG